The genomic DNA GGGACATTGTTATAATAGGAGACCGCGATCTCCGAGAGGTTGCGGATCGAGGCGTCGAACAGCCCCGGCACCGGCTTGCCGTGATCGACATGCAGCGCGCCGCCTTCCAGCAGCGTGGTGCGCAGCACTGAGGCGCCGGCGGCATGGTGCCAGGGCAGCCAGTCGAGCATCACGTCGCCCCAGCCCGCGATGCGGCCCAGGAAGCCCTTCGCTTGGCTGGTGTTGGCGGTGATCGCGGCGAGGCTCAGTTGTACGACCTTGGGCAATCCGGTCGAGCCCGAGGTCATCATGTGCGAGGCGACATCCTCGACGTCGATCTTCTCGATCGATTCCGCCACCGCATCGGTCGGCGCAGTCCCGGTCAATTCCTCCAGCGCCACCGCATCCGCGCCGAACGGGGCGGGATCGGTCGAGATGACGATCATCTCGTCAGTCTTGGTCTCGGCGATCGCCTTGGCGAAGGGGGCGAGCGGGTCGGCGTAGATCGCGGCCGGCTTCACCTTGGCGATGACGTGGCGCAGCCGCGCATGATCGCCGCCCGACAGACCGTAGGCGGGGCTCACCGGGGTGTGGATCACCCGCGCGGCATAGCAGGCGAGCTGCATCACCGCGCTCGCCACCGAGTTTTCGCCCATCACGATCACCGATCGGCCGGCGGGAACATGATCGATCAGCCATTGCGTGGCGCCGTCGATCTGGCGCTTCAGTTCGGCATAGGAGGTGTTGTGCCAGGCGCCGTCCGCGCCGCGCACCGCGATCGCGGTCGCATCGCCCTTAGCCGCCGCGCTCCGCGCGAAGTCGCGGGGGATGTTGGCGTCGACGTCGGGCATGGGGATGTTGGTGCCGATGACGAGCGTGCCGTCGTCGCGCCGCTCGATCGCCAGGTCCACCGGCATGAAATCGACCTCGCGGAAGGGCGCGTTGCGATAGTCGGTGCGGTTCCTCGTGTCGGTCATGCCGCCTCCCGTGCGATCAGGTCTTCGATATGGTCCGGACGCGGCTTGCCGGCGCGCAGCCGCTCGATGGTGCGCGCGTCGACATAGTCGCGCCAGCCGCAGATCTGCTCGCCGCGGAAGTCGATCACCCCCGCATAGGGATAAGCGACGCGCTGCCCCTCACTGGTGTCATAGGCGTCGGTGCCTTCGACGAAGAGCCGGTCCGCCGTCTCGGCATGCGCGACGATCGTCCACTCGACCGCGTGCATGTCGGCGGCGAACCGCTCGATCAGCGCGGCCGCTTCCGCCTTGCCGCGCGCGGGCGGCGCGATCGCGGCGGCGTAATGCCAGACCACATCGTCGGTCATCGCGTCGAGCACGAAGGCGCCATCCTTGCGCTCCCATGCGTCGATCACGGCTTTGAACTGCTCGAAGCGGCGCGCCATTTCAGCTCCTCGTCCCGGCGCGGGCCTTGCCCCGTCGCCCTCATGTTTTTCCTACGCAGCCTCGCGCTCCACCACGAAGCTGACGGTGGTGGTGGTCGATCCGCCGATATTGAGCGTCTGCATCCGCCGCGCGCCCTCCACCTGATAATCGCCCGCCGTCCCCGTCACCTGCTTCGCGCCGTCGAGCACCATGCGCACCCCCGTCGCGCCGACCGGATGGCCGAGCCCGATTAGCCCGCCCGAGGGGTTGATCGGGATCCGCCCGCCCATCGCGATGCTGCCGTCCTCGATCGCCTTCCAGGATTCGCCCGGCGCGGTGATGCCGAGATGGTCGATCGCCATATATTCGGTGGTCGTGAAGCAGTCGTGGGTCTCCACCGCGTCGATCTGGTCGACCGCGCTCACCCCCGCGCGCTTCCGCGCATCCTCGATCGCGCGGCGGACCTGCGGGAAGACATAGTCCTGCCCCTCGCTCGCGCGGACCTTGTCGCGATAGGCGATCGGCGCGGAGCGGTGCCCCCAGCCGCTGATCCGCGGCAGGCTGTCGATCGCGACCCCGCGCTTCGCCGCATAATCCGCCGCCGCGCGGCGCGAGGCGAGGAAGATTATTGCCGCGCCGTCGGTGATCTGGCCGCAATCCATCTTGCGGGTGCGGCCTTCCACCACCGGATTGGCGGCATCGTCCTCGCTGAAGCTGTCGGGGCCGAACTGCCAGCCGCGCGTCTGCGCGTTGGGGTTGCGCCGCGCATTGCCGAAATTGGTCTCGGCGATCCGCATCAGATGCGCGTATTTGAGGCCGTGGCGCCGGTCATATTCGTCGGCGAGCTCCGAAAAGGCGCGCGGCCAAATATAGTCCGCATCGGCGAATTCGTGGCCCCGCCAGCAGGCCGCGCCCAGATGGTCGGCCGCCTGCTGCCCCGGCACGTTGCGCATCTGCTCGATGCCGATCACCGCGGCGAGGTCGTAGCGCCCGGCCTCGATCTCGGCCATCGCGGAGAGGATGGCGACGCTGCCCGAGGCGCAGGCCGCTTCGTGCCGCGCGGTCGGCAGTCCGTCGAAATCGGGATGCACCAGCCCGAAGAAACCGCCGAGCAGCGCTTGCCCCGCGAACAGGTCGGATACGAAATTGCCGACATGGCCGGTCTCGATATCGGCGGCGTCGAGCTTCGCCGCGGCGAGTCCCTCGTTCACCGTCTCGGCGAAGGCGCCGGCAAGGTCGGTGCCCTCGCGCGCCCAGTTGCGCGCGAAATCGCTCTGCCAGCCGCCCAGAACATAGACCATCGCCGTCTCCCGAAAGGATTGAGTTCGTTTATACAAGTCATGCGGGCCTGCGCAACCGGCGCGGGGCAGGGCGCTTCAGCGCTCGCGGCCATGACGGTTGACTTGTCCGCGCTCCGCCCGCAGATGCGCCTCGCCGGCCCGATGGCGGAGTGGTGACGCAGAGGACTGCAAATCCTTGCACCCGGGTTCGATTCCCGGTCGGGCCTCCAATTTTCCCGGTATCTTTTTGTGGCGGTGGCGCCGCGCGCGGCTAGTCTCGCGGCGATGGACGCAACGCCAGCCCCGGATCTTGAACCTGCCGAATCGACCGTGCGCCTCGCGCTCCGCCACTGGCGGACGGTGGCGGCCATCTGGCTGGTCGCCGCGCTCGCCTGGACGCCGGCGGTCTATCTCACCACCGGCGGCGAGACCGCCCCGGTCCACATCCTCACCACCTTCGGCGGGATGCTGCTCCATTTCGCGCCCTGGGCGCTGGCGACGCCGCTGTTCCTCGCGCTCGGCCGGCTCCTGCCGCTCGGCCTCGGGCGCACGGCGCCGCATGTTGCGCTGCTCCTCCTCCTCGCAGTCGTCGTCACGCCGCTGCTCACCGCGGTCGGCGTCGCCGCGTCGCGGGTCGTGATGATCGGCCTCGGCGCGTGGCAGTCGGACGGGCTGTTCGCCGGCTTCGGCCGCGCCGCGACGATCACCAGCCTGTTCTCGCTCCCCACCTATGTCGCGATGGTCGCGATCGGCCAGATCACCGCTTATTTCGCCCGCTACCGCGAGCGCGAGCGGCTGCTCTCGCTCGCCCGCGCGCAGGCCTTGCGCGCCCAGATCGCCCCGCATTTCCTGTTCAATGCGCTGAATGCGATCAGCGAGCTCGGCTACAGCGACGCGGCCAAGGCGGACGCCGCGATCGTCCAGCTCGCCTCCTTGCTCCGCGACACGCTCGACCGGCCCGACTGGACGAGCGTGCGCGAGGAGGTGGCGATGATCGCCGACCATGTCGCGCTCCACCGCATGCTGCTCGACGACCGCCTCGCTTTCTCGGTCACGGTCGATCCCGATGCGTGGGAGGCGCGGCTTCCCGCGATGCTGCTCCAGCCGCTGGTCGAGAATGCGCTGGTCCACGGCATCTCGCGCCTGCCGGAGGGTGGCGCGGTCACCCTCCGCGCCGCGCGCGACGGCGCCGATCTCCGCATCGTCATCGCCAACGACGCCCCCGCCGACGTTCCAACCGGCAGCGGCGGCATCGGCCTCGCCAATGTCCGCCAGCGCCTCGCCGCGAGCTTCGCGGGCGCCGCCGCGCTCGCCTTCGACCGGGCCGCAACTTCGGCCACCGCGACGCTCCGCCTGCCATTCGAGCCCGCGCGATGATCCGCGCCGCGATCGTCGAGGACGTGCCGCTGGCGCGCGATCGGCTGCGGCGGATGCTCGCCGCGCATCGGGACATCCGCATCGTCGGCGCCGCGCCCAGCCTCGCCGCCGCGCGCGACATGTTGCGCTCCGCCGAGCCCGATCTCGTCTTCCTCGACGTGCAACTGCCGGACGGGGAGGGGCCGGAGCTGCTCTACCCGATGCCGCCCGCGGCGCGCCCGCTCATCATCTTCCTCACCGCGCGCGCCGATTACGCGCTCCCCGCCTTCGATCTCGAGGCGGTCGATTATCTGCTCAAGCCCGCGGGCGAGACGGAGCTGGCCCGCGCGCTCGATCGGGTCCGCGCGCGCATCCGGCCGGACGCGCCGGAGCCCGATCCGGCCGAAACCCACATCGCCGTCCGGGACGGGCGCCGCACCGATCTCGTTCCGCTCGCCGAGATCGATTATGTCGATGTCGCCGGCCATTATCTCTGCCTGCACGCCGGGCGCGACGTGCATCTGATCCGCGAGCCGATCGCCGCGCTCGCCGATCGGCTGGCGCCTGCCGGGTTCCTCCGCTGTCACCGCTCGGCGCTGGTCCGCACCGGCGCGATCGTCGCGCTGGTCGATCGCCGCAATGGCGATGCCGATCTGACGCTGGCGAGCGGCGCCGTCGTGCCGCTGAGCCGCACCTACCGCCCCGCGCTCGAAGCTGCGCTCGCCGCCGCGAAGCGGTGATCCGCCCGGCCCGCGCCAACCCCGGCCCGGTTCCCGCCAAATCCGGCAGGCCCGCATTGCCCGCACGGCCCGCGCCGGCAAACGCATCGCCCATCACTTCGATGGAGATCGATCATGCGCGCCTTCGCCGCCTCGCTCGCCCTTTGCCTCACGGTTCCGGCAGTCGCCCACTCCGACACGCCCCCGGCCGCCGCGCCCAAGGCCGCCCAGCCCACCATCGCCTTCAAGGGCGGCCGCTGGTTCGACGGCGCCGCCTTCCGTCCCGCGCGCTGGTATGCGGTCGATGGCCGGCTCACGGCACGGCGCCCCAGCCGTATCGACGTTACCGTCGATCTCGGCGCCCGCTACGTCCTCCCGCCGTTGGTCGAGGCGCACAATCACAATGCCCAGAATGCCTTCATGGCACCCGGCACCAACCGCTCGCATCTCGCGCAGGGCATCTTCTATTCGGTGCAGATGTGCGCCAAGCGCGAGGCGCACCAGCCCTTCTCCGGCTTCTTCAATCGGCCGACCACGCTCGACGTCGCCTATAGCGAGGCGTGCTTCTCCTCGTCGGACGGCCACCCGCTCGGCATCGCGCTCGCCTCGATGAAACAGGCGGGCATGGAGCCTTCGGTCGCGGAGATGCGCAAGGGCTACGATCCGATCGACAGTCTCGCCGATCTCGATCGCGAATGGCCGCGCATCGCCGCGAACAAGCCCGATTTCGTCAAGCTCATCCTCATCAATTCGGAACGGCGCGCCGCCGACGCCAGGGATCCCGCGATGTTCGGCTGGCTCGGGCTCGATCCCGCGCTCGTCCAGCCGATCGTCGATCGCGCCCACGCCGCCGGCATCCGCGTCATCGCCCATGGCGACAGCGCGGCGGACATCGCCATCGCGGTCCGCGCCGGCGCCGACATGATCGCGCACCTCCCCGGCTACCGCATCGCCGCCAACATGAAGGTCGAGGATTATCGCATCGCCGACGATGTGATCGCGGAGGCCGCGCGGCGCGGCACCGTCTTCGTCACCACTGCCGGCATCGCGAAGCACGACATCGCCAAGCGACCGCACCACGCGGCGCCGATCCGCGCGATGCAGATCGAGAATCTCACCCGCCTCCGCGCCGCGAACGTGCTGATCGTCATCGGCAGCGACGATGTGATGGGCAATGTCATCGGCGAGATCCTCTATCTCGACACCCTCGGCGTCATGCCCCGCGCCGAGTTGCTCCGCCGCGCGACGCAGGACAGCGCGCGGCTGATGTTCCCCAACCGCCGCATCGGCGCGTTTGA from Allosphingosinicella indica includes the following:
- a CDS encoding amidohydrolase family protein, which translates into the protein MRAFAASLALCLTVPAVAHSDTPPAAAPKAAQPTIAFKGGRWFDGAAFRPARWYAVDGRLTARRPSRIDVTVDLGARYVLPPLVEAHNHNAQNAFMAPGTNRSHLAQGIFYSVQMCAKREAHQPFSGFFNRPTTLDVAYSEACFSSSDGHPLGIALASMKQAGMEPSVAEMRKGYDPIDSLADLDREWPRIAANKPDFVKLILINSERRAADARDPAMFGWLGLDPALVQPIVDRAHAAGIRVIAHGDSAADIAIAVRAGADMIAHLPGYRIAANMKVEDYRIADDVIAEAARRGTVFVTTAGIAKHDIAKRPHHAAPIRAMQIENLTRLRAANVLIVIGSDDVMGNVIGEILYLDTLGVMPRAELLRRATQDSARLMFPNRRIGAFEEGAEASLVAYESDPLAGLAVLKTPALRIKQGALLAD
- a CDS encoding LytR/AlgR family response regulator transcription factor; the encoded protein is MIRAAIVEDVPLARDRLRRMLAAHRDIRIVGAAPSLAAARDMLRSAEPDLVFLDVQLPDGEGPELLYPMPPAARPLIIFLTARADYALPAFDLEAVDYLLKPAGETELARALDRVRARIRPDAPEPDPAETHIAVRDGRRTDLVPLAEIDYVDVAGHYLCLHAGRDVHLIREPIAALADRLAPAGFLRCHRSALVRTGAIVALVDRRNGDADLTLASGAVVPLSRTYRPALEAALAAAKR
- a CDS encoding AMP-binding protein, coding for MTDTRNRTDYRNAPFREVDFMPVDLAIERRDDGTLVIGTNIPMPDVDANIPRDFARSAAAKGDATAIAVRGADGAWHNTSYAELKRQIDGATQWLIDHVPAGRSVIVMGENSVASAVMQLACYAARVIHTPVSPAYGLSGGDHARLRHVIAKVKPAAIYADPLAPFAKAIAETKTDEMIVISTDPAPFGADAVALEELTGTAPTDAVAESIEKIDVEDVASHMMTSGSTGLPKVVQLSLAAITANTSQAKGFLGRIAGWGDVMLDWLPWHHAAGASVLRTTLLEGGALHVDHGKPVPGLFDASIRNLSEIAVSYYNNVPSGYALLVDALETNAELRRTFFSKMLLMLYGGAGLPQHVYDRLQTLAVEETGHRIHMTTGYGMTEMVSGCMAIHFPTDRVGIGLPGPGLEVKLVPYDERYEVRLRGGNRMKGYLDEPERTAAAFDEEGFYKTGDLARFHDEARPEEGLAFAGRLAEEFKLANGTWVYGGQLREGLLKALTGLAAELVLCDDNRPYLALLVWPRPDAPADVLDQIAARLKAFNKGQQGGSATIRRVALLTTPPSVDAHEISDKATINRRAVLDHRQADVERLFADPPGDGVRQV
- a CDS encoding sensor histidine kinase, with the protein product MDATPAPDLEPAESTVRLALRHWRTVAAIWLVAALAWTPAVYLTTGGETAPVHILTTFGGMLLHFAPWALATPLFLALGRLLPLGLGRTAPHVALLLLLAVVVTPLLTAVGVAASRVVMIGLGAWQSDGLFAGFGRAATITSLFSLPTYVAMVAIGQITAYFARYRERERLLSLARAQALRAQIAPHFLFNALNAISELGYSDAAKADAAIVQLASLLRDTLDRPDWTSVREEVAMIADHVALHRMLLDDRLAFSVTVDPDAWEARLPAMLLQPLVENALVHGISRLPEGGAVTLRAARDGADLRIVIANDAPADVPTGSGGIGLANVRQRLAASFAGAAALAFDRAATSATATLRLPFEPAR
- a CDS encoding acetyl-CoA acetyltransferase, which produces MVYVLGGWQSDFARNWAREGTDLAGAFAETVNEGLAAAKLDAADIETGHVGNFVSDLFAGQALLGGFFGLVHPDFDGLPTARHEAACASGSVAILSAMAEIEAGRYDLAAVIGIEQMRNVPGQQAADHLGAACWRGHEFADADYIWPRAFSELADEYDRRHGLKYAHLMRIAETNFGNARRNPNAQTRGWQFGPDSFSEDDAANPVVEGRTRKMDCGQITDGAAIIFLASRRAAADYAAKRGVAIDSLPRISGWGHRSAPIAYRDKVRASEGQDYVFPQVRRAIEDARKRAGVSAVDQIDAVETHDCFTTTEYMAIDHLGITAPGESWKAIEDGSIAMGGRIPINPSGGLIGLGHPVGATGVRMVLDGAKQVTGTAGDYQVEGARRMQTLNIGGSTTTTVSFVVEREAA
- a CDS encoding nuclear transport factor 2 family protein, whose protein sequence is MARRFEQFKAVIDAWERKDGAFVLDAMTDDVVWHYAAAIAPPARGKAEAAALIERFAADMHAVEWTIVAHAETADRLFVEGTDAYDTSEGQRVAYPYAGVIDFRGEQICGWRDYVDARTIERLRAGKPRPDHIEDLIAREAA